A window of Rubricoccus marinus contains these coding sequences:
- a CDS encoding transglycosylase SLT domain-containing protein, translating to MTLSVTCRLVLLPFLLVLASGCGADGNTPEEVPDAEALTQAAAYLDADRPWGAAQLLRSYTASDLEALTPETRVLAARAEAAGGEWERVGVLLNGVEGLDSLDGGRGIYLLARSRDDAGDLDAAREGYDAFLSTSDPARMGIERDAARLRRALVMARQDPEAGNRALAEVPGVSAEWRAVLEAEALAQSGDAERVEAVAGPYTRGALGRRAWAARIEAARKSGDLGAARVLADRARTQAASGPAQAAFALASGDLAAEAGEAETARARFREAIGASPGSAAARDAAARLRTGTPEAADWLALAETDRALGLNAEAADAYAAWLASGAGTPAQQAEIRYKAADALFDAQRYDEVEAVLAPILSRTDARELWAGTLGRMGRTPEAAALYLGLASGDPAPNLYFAADVLHQGGDLAAALPLYQRVEQEHAGSRWAGLATMRRAGQAFLEEDYAEAARLWDGYRARQPGGTHALRALYWAGEALAASGDSTAADARFQGVLRQERDSYYALLASRALGVDFWPLPMSASPPEDPAAASGAEQALRGVDVLREAGFDDAAEAELDRAIARVGRGDAARYALAEALVERGYGRHAIQIGLSLGGGTNARRLRVLYPFPFRRMISAEAEARGVDPFVAAALIRQESQFSARATSHVGARGLMQLMPATARALAQEEGLDGWDPDLLYLPEVNVYLGTRYVGQQVAAYGGALPAVFGAYNAGPHQIDAWRAFPEYGRDALFTERIPFRETRDYVKILTRNRAIYEGLYGAR from the coding sequence ATGACGCTCTCCGTGACCTGCCGCCTCGTGTTGCTCCCGTTCCTTCTGGTGCTCGCCAGCGGCTGCGGCGCCGACGGCAACACGCCGGAGGAGGTCCCGGACGCCGAGGCGCTTACGCAAGCCGCGGCTTACCTCGACGCGGACCGCCCCTGGGGCGCGGCGCAACTCCTCCGCTCGTACACAGCGAGCGACCTGGAGGCCCTGACTCCCGAGACGCGCGTGCTGGCCGCTCGCGCGGAAGCCGCCGGGGGGGAGTGGGAGCGCGTCGGCGTTCTCCTGAACGGCGTGGAAGGGCTTGACTCGCTGGATGGAGGCCGGGGGATCTACCTCCTCGCGCGCTCCCGCGATGACGCCGGTGACTTGGACGCGGCGCGCGAGGGGTACGACGCGTTTCTCAGCACGTCCGACCCGGCTCGCATGGGCATCGAGCGCGACGCGGCCCGGTTGCGGCGGGCGCTCGTGATGGCCCGGCAAGACCCCGAGGCGGGGAACCGCGCCCTTGCGGAGGTGCCGGGCGTCTCGGCCGAGTGGCGGGCGGTGCTGGAAGCGGAAGCGCTGGCGCAGAGCGGCGATGCCGAGCGCGTCGAGGCGGTCGCCGGGCCGTACACGCGGGGCGCGCTCGGTCGCCGAGCGTGGGCGGCGCGTATCGAGGCCGCGCGCAAGTCGGGCGATCTCGGCGCGGCGCGGGTTTTGGCGGATCGGGCCCGCACGCAGGCGGCGTCCGGTCCGGCTCAGGCCGCCTTCGCGCTCGCCTCTGGCGACCTCGCCGCCGAAGCGGGCGAGGCCGAGACCGCACGCGCGCGTTTCCGAGAGGCCATCGGCGCCTCGCCTGGAAGCGCCGCCGCGCGCGACGCTGCCGCGCGCCTCCGCACGGGCACGCCAGAGGCCGCCGACTGGCTGGCGCTCGCGGAGACCGACCGCGCGCTCGGCCTCAACGCCGAGGCCGCAGATGCCTACGCCGCGTGGCTGGCCTCTGGCGCGGGCACCCCCGCCCAGCAAGCCGAGATCCGCTACAAAGCGGCCGACGCGCTCTTCGACGCCCAGCGTTACGACGAGGTGGAGGCCGTGCTCGCGCCCATCCTCAGCCGGACCGACGCGCGCGAGCTGTGGGCCGGCACGCTCGGCCGGATGGGGCGCACGCCAGAGGCCGCGGCGCTCTACCTCGGCCTCGCCTCTGGCGACCCGGCCCCCAACCTCTACTTCGCCGCCGACGTGCTCCACCAGGGCGGGGACCTCGCCGCGGCGCTCCCGCTCTACCAGCGCGTCGAGCAGGAGCACGCCGGGTCGCGCTGGGCGGGCCTCGCGACGATGCGCCGGGCGGGGCAGGCGTTCCTGGAGGAGGACTACGCAGAAGCGGCTCGGCTCTGGGACGGCTACCGAGCGCGCCAGCCCGGGGGCACGCACGCCCTCCGCGCGCTCTACTGGGCCGGGGAGGCGCTCGCAGCGTCCGGAGACTCCACAGCTGCGGACGCGCGTTTTCAGGGCGTCCTGCGCCAGGAGCGCGACTCGTACTACGCGCTCCTCGCGAGCCGAGCGCTTGGCGTGGACTTCTGGCCCCTCCCTATGAGCGCGTCGCCGCCAGAGGACCCCGCCGCGGCCTCTGGCGCGGAGCAGGCCTTGCGGGGCGTGGACGTGCTCCGCGAGGCCGGGTTCGACGACGCCGCCGAGGCGGAACTGGATCGCGCCATCGCCCGCGTAGGCCGGGGGGACGCCGCGCGGTACGCGCTCGCCGAGGCGCTCGTGGAGCGGGGTTACGGCCGGCACGCGATCCAGATCGGACTGTCGCTGGGCGGAGGCACGAACGCGCGGCGGCTCCGCGTCCTGTACCCGTTCCCGTTCCGGCGCATGATCTCGGCCGAAGCCGAGGCGCGCGGGGTGGACCCGTTCGTCGCCGCAGCGCTGATCCGGCAGGAGTCCCAGTTTTCGGCGCGCGCCACGTCCCACGTCGGCGCGCGGGGGCTCATGCAACTCATGCCCGCCACGGCGCGAGCCCTCGCGCAAGAGGAAGGGCTGGACGGCTGGGACCCCGACTTGCTGTACCTCCCCGAGGTCAACGTGTAC
- a CDS encoding DUF3072 domain-containing protein, translating to MSTPADQNNTDSNAQKDPENWVTGDEKMTGAQQSYLHTLAQEADADPSEVEGLTKAEASEKIEELQDKTGRGQ from the coding sequence GTGTCTACCCCCGCAGATCAGAACAACACCGACAGCAACGCGCAGAAGGACCCCGAGAACTGGGTCACCGGCGACGAGAAGATGACCGGCGCGCAGCAGTCGTACCTCCACACCCTCGCGCAAGAGGCCGACGCCGACCCCTCCGAAGTGGAAGGCCTGACCAAGGCCGAGGCCTCCGAGAAGATCGAGGAGCTTCAGGACAAGACCGGGCGCGGCCAGTAG